From a single Pseudomonas cremoricolorata genomic region:
- a CDS encoding outer membrane lipoprotein carrier protein LolA, producing the protein MSRLLRSLAAVALLLGSPWALAFDLADLQRQLSAPAVVKGPFIQEKHLRALPQPLLSKGRFVLARDHGLLWLLQTPLRQDYRIDAQGIARRDASGWQVLPSRSAGAEQNRLFFAVLQGDSSGLQRDFELRLNGDAERWHLHLTPRSLLLKQVFSAIDIDGGAYVQRIELHETQGDSTVLRLPESHGEAVLSDAERSDFAQ; encoded by the coding sequence ATGAGCCGCCTGCTGCGCAGCCTCGCTGCCGTCGCGCTGCTGCTGGGCAGTCCCTGGGCGCTGGCCTTCGACCTCGCTGACTTGCAACGGCAATTAAGCGCCCCGGCCGTGGTGAAGGGCCCGTTCATTCAGGAAAAACACCTGCGCGCCCTGCCTCAGCCGCTGCTGAGCAAGGGCCGCTTCGTGCTGGCCCGTGACCATGGCCTGCTGTGGCTGTTGCAGACACCCCTGCGCCAGGACTACCGCATCGACGCCCAGGGCATCGCCCGACGGGACGCCAGCGGTTGGCAAGTCCTGCCCAGCCGCAGCGCCGGTGCCGAGCAGAACCGTCTGTTCTTCGCCGTTCTGCAGGGCGACAGCAGCGGCCTGCAACGCGACTTCGAGCTGCGCCTGAATGGCGATGCCGAGCGCTGGCACCTGCACCTGACCCCGCGTTCGCTGCTGCTCAAGCAGGTGTTCAGCGCCATCGACATCGACGGGGGCGCGTACGTGCAGCGCATCGAGCTGCACGAAACCCAAGGCGACAGCACTGTGCTGCGCCTGCCGGAAAGCCACGGCGAAGCCGTTCTGAGCGATGCGGAGCGCAGCGACTTTGCCCAGTGA
- a CDS encoding acyl-CoA thioesterase yields MRNAGVFHIDCEMVVPFFDVDSMHIVWHGHYVKYLEVARCALLDRLEHNYTAMRDSGYGWPVIDLQLRYIRGATFGQRLNVRASLVEWENRLKIHYLISDADTGERMTRASTVQVAVHIDSGEMQLASPQVLLDAVAKVLP; encoded by the coding sequence ATGCGTAACGCCGGGGTGTTTCACATCGACTGCGAGATGGTCGTGCCGTTCTTCGATGTCGACAGCATGCACATCGTCTGGCACGGGCATTACGTCAAGTACCTGGAGGTCGCGCGCTGCGCCCTGCTCGACCGCCTCGAACACAACTACACGGCCATGCGCGACAGCGGTTATGGCTGGCCGGTGATCGACCTGCAACTGCGCTACATCCGTGGCGCCACCTTTGGCCAGCGCCTCAACGTGCGCGCCAGCCTGGTGGAATGGGAGAACCGCCTGAAGATTCACTACCTGATCAGCGATGCCGACACCGGTGAGCGCATGACCCGCGCCAGCACCGTGCAAGTGGCGGTGCACATCGACAGCGGCGAAATGCAGCTGGCCTCGCCGCAGGTGCTGCTCGACGCCGTCGCCAAGGTGCTGCCATGA
- a CDS encoding HAL/PAL/TAL family ammonia-lyase: MTTHAPEAVVFGESPLAIEDVVAVAQRQASTQVQADPAYRERIARGARFLDTLLDKEGVIYGVTTGYGDSCVVAVPLEQVEALPQHLYTFHGCGLGRLLDAPATRAVLAARLRSLSHGVSGVRLELLERLQAFLAHDILPLIPQEGSVGASGDLTPLSYVAATLSGEREVLYQGERRSAAEVHQQLGWQPLRLRPKEALALMNGTAVMTGLACLAFARADYLLQLATRITALNVIALQGNPEHFDERLFAAKPHPGQTQVAAWLRQDLAIDAPLPPLHRLQDRYSLRCAPHVLGVLADSLGWLRGFIETELNSANDNPIIDGDAERVLHGGHFYGGHIAFAMDSLKTLVANVADLLDRQLALLVDTRYNHGLPSNLSGAPAATAMINHGFKAVQIGASAWTAEALKLTMPASVFSRSTECHNQDKVSMGTIAARDALRVLELTEQVAAATLLAANQGVWLRSRSADAPPLPPALAQMHDTLLGDFAPLIEDRALEGELRLCLQRIGARHWRLHA, encoded by the coding sequence ATGACGACGCACGCCCCTGAAGCCGTAGTGTTCGGCGAATCGCCGCTGGCAATCGAAGACGTAGTGGCCGTAGCCCAGCGCCAGGCCAGCACGCAGGTGCAGGCCGACCCTGCCTACCGCGAGCGCATTGCCCGCGGCGCGCGCTTTCTCGACACCCTGCTGGACAAGGAAGGGGTGATCTACGGCGTCACCACCGGTTACGGCGATTCCTGCGTGGTGGCGGTGCCGCTGGAGCAGGTCGAGGCCTTGCCGCAGCATCTGTACACCTTCCACGGCTGCGGCCTGGGCCGCCTGCTCGATGCGCCAGCTACCCGCGCCGTACTGGCCGCGCGCTTGCGCTCGCTGAGCCACGGCGTCTCCGGTGTGCGCCTGGAGTTGCTGGAACGCCTGCAGGCGTTTCTCGCCCACGACATCCTGCCGCTGATTCCGCAAGAAGGCTCGGTGGGCGCCAGTGGCGACCTGACCCCGCTGTCGTACGTGGCCGCGACGCTGTCGGGCGAGCGCGAGGTGCTGTACCAGGGCGAACGGCGCAGCGCCGCCGAGGTTCACCAGCAACTGGGCTGGCAGCCGCTCCGGTTGCGGCCCAAGGAAGCCCTGGCGTTGATGAACGGCACTGCGGTGATGACCGGCCTGGCCTGCCTGGCCTTTGCCCGCGCCGACTACCTGCTGCAACTGGCCACGCGCATCACCGCGCTCAACGTCATCGCCTTGCAGGGCAACCCGGAACACTTCGACGAGCGCCTGTTTGCCGCCAAGCCGCATCCCGGCCAGACCCAGGTCGCCGCCTGGCTGCGCCAGGACCTGGCAATCGACGCGCCGCTGCCGCCGCTGCACCGCCTGCAGGACCGCTATTCGCTGCGCTGCGCGCCGCACGTGCTGGGGGTGCTGGCCGATAGTCTGGGCTGGCTGCGCGGTTTCATCGAAACCGAACTCAACAGCGCCAACGACAACCCGATCATCGACGGCGATGCCGAACGGGTGTTGCATGGCGGGCATTTCTACGGTGGGCACATCGCCTTCGCCATGGACAGCCTCAAGACCTTGGTCGCCAACGTTGCCGACCTGCTCGACCGACAGCTGGCGCTGCTGGTCGACACCCGCTACAACCACGGCCTGCCGAGCAATCTGTCGGGCGCACCGGCGGCCACGGCGATGATCAACCATGGCTTCAAGGCCGTGCAGATCGGCGCCAGTGCCTGGACCGCCGAGGCACTCAAACTGACCATGCCGGCCAGCGTGTTCTCGCGCTCCACCGAGTGCCACAACCAGGACAAGGTCAGCATGGGCACCATCGCCGCGCGCGACGCCCTGCGCGTGCTGGAACTGACCGAACAGGTGGCCGCCGCCACGCTGCTGGCGGCCAACCAGGGCGTATGGCTGCGCAGCCGCAGTGCCGACGCCCCACCGCTACCGCCGGCCCTGGCGCAGATGCACGACACCCTGCTGGGCGACTTCGCCCCGCTGATCGAAGACCGCGCCCTGGAGGGCGAACTGCGCCTGTGCCTGCAACGCATCGGCGCGCGCCACTGGAGGCTGCATGCGTAA
- a CDS encoding glycosyl transferase yields MSEPQHWAEHQERGSFWLMKLTATLVRLLGRRVLSPVIHVIVGYFFLFGSRARRSAWQYQQRLHQHSAGRTPAPNLRRVFGQFMAFADALLDKLDVWNGKLRLQDIDIHDPANLRTQLRGARGQMLVGAHLGNLEVCRALAELGEQVTMNVLVHTRHAERFNRLLGEAGATNLRLIQVSELDPAVMLQLSERLERGEWLAIAGDRVPLHGGRTVQVDFLGQPAAFPQGPWLLAGLLGCPLNLLFCTKHHGRYRVTLEAFAERVQWRRSQRDQVIAEWAARYAQRLGHYCEQAPLQWFNFYPFWNSDDDARP; encoded by the coding sequence ATGAGCGAGCCCCAGCACTGGGCCGAGCACCAGGAACGCGGCAGCTTCTGGCTGATGAAGCTCACCGCGACCCTGGTGCGCCTGCTTGGGCGGCGGGTGCTGAGCCCGGTGATCCACGTCATCGTCGGCTACTTCTTCCTGTTCGGCAGCCGCGCCCGGCGCAGCGCCTGGCAATACCAGCAACGCCTGCACCAGCACAGCGCCGGTCGCACCCCGGCGCCGAACCTGCGCCGGGTATTCGGCCAGTTCATGGCTTTTGCCGACGCTCTGCTGGACAAGCTCGACGTGTGGAACGGCAAGCTGCGCCTGCAAGACATCGACATCCACGACCCGGCCAACCTGCGCACGCAACTGCGCGGCGCCCGTGGGCAGATGCTGGTCGGCGCACACCTGGGCAACCTCGAGGTGTGCCGCGCCCTGGCCGAGCTGGGCGAGCAGGTAACCATGAACGTGCTGGTGCACACCCGCCACGCCGAGCGTTTCAACCGCTTGCTCGGCGAAGCCGGGGCCACCAACCTGCGGCTGATTCAGGTCAGCGAGTTGGACCCGGCGGTGATGCTGCAACTGTCCGAACGCCTCGAGCGCGGCGAGTGGCTGGCGATTGCCGGCGACCGCGTGCCGCTGCATGGCGGGCGCACGGTGCAGGTGGATTTTCTCGGCCAGCCCGCGGCCTTCCCGCAGGGGCCGTGGCTGCTCGCCGGGCTGCTGGGCTGCCCGCTCAACCTGTTGTTCTGTACCAAACACCATGGCCGCTACCGGGTCACCCTGGAGGCATTCGCCGAGCGCGTGCAGTGGCGCCGCAGCCAGCGCGATCAGGTGATCGCCGAGTGGGCGGCGCGCTATGCCCAACGCCTGGGCCATTACTGCGAGCAGGCACCCCTGCAGTGGTTCAACTTCTACCCCTTCTGGAACTCCGATGACGACGCACGCCCCTGA
- a CDS encoding glycosyltransferase family 2 protein produces the protein MHKPCAVIPVYNHEHAVGAVVDDLLRAGLPCVLVDDASGPACARVLRELEQRHDVYRVELTANQGKGGAVMAGLREAARLGFSHALQVDADGQHDLGDVSRFLDASRAAPQALICGYPQYDASVPKGRLYARYLTHVWVWINCLSLQIPDSMCGFRVYPLPPTLALIDQVRLGKRMDFDPEILVRLAWREQPMRWLPTRVHYPQDGLSHFRLVHDNALISAMHAKLFCGMLLRAPGILWRRWRR, from the coding sequence GTGCATAAGCCCTGTGCGGTGATTCCGGTGTACAACCACGAACATGCGGTGGGCGCGGTGGTCGATGACCTGCTGCGCGCCGGCCTGCCCTGCGTGCTGGTGGACGACGCCAGTGGTCCGGCCTGCGCCCGCGTGCTGCGCGAGCTGGAGCAGCGGCATGACGTCTATCGCGTCGAGCTGACCGCCAACCAGGGCAAGGGCGGCGCGGTGATGGCCGGGTTGCGCGAAGCGGCGCGGCTGGGCTTCAGCCATGCCTTGCAGGTCGATGCCGACGGCCAGCACGACCTGGGCGATGTCAGCCGCTTCCTCGATGCCTCGCGCGCTGCACCACAGGCGCTGATCTGTGGTTACCCGCAGTACGACGCCAGCGTGCCCAAGGGCCGCCTGTACGCGCGCTACCTGACCCATGTGTGGGTGTGGATCAACTGCCTGTCGTTGCAGATTCCCGATTCGATGTGCGGCTTCCGGGTCTATCCGCTGCCGCCGACCCTGGCCCTGATCGACCAGGTGCGGCTCGGCAAGCGCATGGACTTCGACCCGGAAATTCTGGTGCGCCTGGCCTGGCGCGAGCAGCCGATGCGTTGGCTGCCGACCCGCGTGCATTACCCGCAGGATGGCCTGTCGCATTTTCGGCTGGTACACGACAACGCGCTGATCTCGGCCATGCACGCCAAGCTGTTCTGCGGCATGTTGCTGCGCGCCCCAGGCATCCTCTGGCGGCGGTGGCGAAGATGA
- a CDS encoding AMP-binding protein — translation MSWTPLHHLLRPLDAPRQVTEHPSLDHAALCQQALRLAGGLQQRGIRRLALHLEDAAELAIALLGAWRAGVEVLLPADLQPHTRSRWADQVDLWLTDLPGDANLASLSATPLSPADLDLERCRISLCTSGSSGEAKRIDKQLRQLHNEVEALEQLWGERLGDAWIIGSVATQHIYGLLFRVLWPLCAGRGFERRQWPFPEDLQRASRAHSAFAWVTSPALLKRMGENLDWPALRSVRAVFSSGGELPLAAAEQLHQRLGQWPLEILGSSETGGIAWREDDALWQPFADVQLSLGQDGALQIASAYLPAGHLEHSADAAEIASDGRFRLLGRLDRIVKLEEKRISLPLLEQALDSHPWVSEARLLMLAGARASLAALLVLSPAGLHALRNGGRRALLATLREHLSGHCEAIALPRRWRLLRQLPYSAQGKLPQAALQAIVQAPRGMAPEVLEQQRDADQLTLRLAVSADLACFTGHFPQSPVLPGVVQIDWAIALAAPLLPEAQRFAGMEVLKFQQLVRPGDELDLALRFDAQRGKLYFTYTCDGRACSSGRIVLEATCA, via the coding sequence ATGAGCTGGACCCCGCTTCATCACCTGCTGCGCCCGCTGGATGCGCCGCGCCAGGTCACCGAACACCCATCGCTGGACCACGCCGCGCTGTGCCAACAGGCTCTGCGCCTGGCTGGCGGCCTGCAACAGCGCGGTATTCGCCGTCTGGCGCTGCACCTGGAAGACGCCGCCGAGCTGGCCATCGCCCTGCTCGGCGCCTGGCGCGCCGGGGTCGAGGTGCTGCTGCCGGCTGACCTGCAACCGCACACCCGCAGCCGCTGGGCCGACCAGGTCGACCTGTGGCTCACCGACCTGCCGGGCGATGCCAACCTCGCCAGCCTCAGCGCTACGCCCCTGTCGCCTGCCGACCTTGACCTGGAGCGCTGCCGCATCAGCCTGTGCACCTCCGGTTCCAGCGGCGAAGCCAAGCGCATCGACAAACAGTTGCGCCAGTTGCACAACGAAGTCGAAGCGCTGGAACAACTGTGGGGCGAGCGTTTGGGCGATGCCTGGATCATCGGCAGCGTCGCTACCCAGCACATTTATGGCCTGTTGTTCCGCGTGCTCTGGCCGCTGTGCGCCGGACGCGGTTTCGAACGCCGCCAGTGGCCGTTCCCCGAGGACTTGCAACGCGCCAGCCGCGCGCATTCGGCCTTCGCCTGGGTCACCAGCCCGGCGCTGCTCAAACGCATGGGCGAGAACCTCGACTGGCCGGCACTGCGCTCGGTGCGCGCGGTGTTTTCCTCCGGTGGCGAGCTGCCGCTGGCCGCCGCCGAGCAGTTGCACCAGCGCCTGGGGCAATGGCCGCTGGAAATCCTCGGCAGCTCGGAAACCGGCGGCATTGCCTGGCGCGAGGACGACGCGCTGTGGCAACCCTTCGCCGATGTGCAGCTGAGTCTGGGCCAGGACGGCGCGTTGCAGATTGCCTCGGCGTATCTGCCAGCCGGGCACCTCGAACACAGCGCCGATGCCGCCGAAATCGCCAGCGATGGCCGGTTCCGCCTGCTTGGCCGGCTCGACCGCATCGTCAAACTGGAAGAAAAACGCATCTCGCTGCCGCTGCTGGAGCAGGCCCTCGACAGCCACCCGTGGGTCAGCGAAGCGCGCCTGCTGATGCTCGCCGGCGCCCGCGCCAGCCTCGCGGCGCTGCTGGTGCTGAGCCCGGCGGGCTTGCACGCCCTGCGCAATGGCGGACGCCGCGCACTGCTGGCGACCCTGCGCGAGCACCTGAGCGGGCACTGCGAAGCCATCGCTTTGCCAAGACGCTGGCGCCTGCTGCGTCAATTACCCTACAGCGCCCAAGGCAAGCTGCCGCAGGCGGCCTTGCAGGCCATCGTGCAGGCACCGCGCGGCATGGCCCCGGAGGTGCTCGAACAGCAGCGCGACGCCGACCAGCTCACCCTGCGCCTGGCGGTTTCGGCCGATCTCGCCTGCTTCACCGGGCACTTCCCACAAAGCCCGGTGCTGCCGGGGGTGGTGCAGATCGACTGGGCCATCGCCCTGGCCGCGCCGTTACTGCCAGAAGCGCAGCGCTTCGCCGGCATGGAAGTGCTGAAGTTCCAGCAACTGGTGCGTCCCGGCGATGAACTGGACCTGGCGCTGCGCTTCGACGCCCAGCGCGGCAAGCTGTACTTCACCTACACCTGCGACGGGCGCGCCTGCTCGAGCGGGCGCATCGTGCTGGAGGCCACCTGTGCATAA
- a CDS encoding membrane protein, protein MKRLIGLGLVLAGVLYPFAVHFGMAHFAPWQFAVLLGGLWLARLLTLRQRTGTARTAAVALGFCAVLGLSDSAQMLRWYPVLISAFMLALFGASLLHGMPVAERLARLRDPDLPPRAVRYTRQVTQVWSGFFLLNGLIAAALTLWAPLTWWTLYNGLIAYAAMGLLFAGEWLIRQRVRGRP, encoded by the coding sequence ATGAAACGCCTGATTGGCCTGGGCCTGGTGCTGGCCGGGGTGCTGTACCCGTTCGCCGTGCACTTCGGCATGGCGCACTTCGCCCCCTGGCAATTCGCCGTGCTGCTCGGCGGGCTGTGGCTGGCGCGGCTGCTGACCTTGCGCCAGCGTACCGGCACGGCGCGCACCGCAGCGGTGGCGCTGGGCTTCTGCGCAGTGCTGGGGCTGTCCGACAGCGCCCAGATGCTTCGCTGGTACCCGGTGCTGATCAGCGCCTTCATGCTCGCCCTGTTCGGTGCCAGCCTGCTGCACGGCATGCCGGTGGCCGAGCGCCTGGCGCGCCTGCGTGACCCCGACCTGCCGCCGCGAGCGGTGCGCTATACCCGCCAGGTGACCCAGGTGTGGAGCGGTTTTTTCCTGCTCAACGGGCTGATCGCCGCTGCCCTCACGCTGTGGGCGCCGCTGACCTGGTGGACCCTGTACAACGGCCTGATCGCCTACGCCGCGATGGGCCTGCTGTTCGCTGGTGAATGGCTGATCAGACAACGTGTGCGAGGACGCCCATGA
- a CDS encoding acyl carrier protein has translation MQTREDIFNILRDALVELFELDPARISLDSNLYQDLEIDSIDAVDLIDHIKRQTGKKIAADEFKSVRTVNDVVEAVYRLVNSPA, from the coding sequence ATGCAAACCCGTGAAGACATCTTCAACATCCTGCGCGACGCCCTGGTCGAGCTGTTCGAACTGGACCCGGCGCGTATCAGCCTGGACTCGAACCTGTACCAGGACCTGGAAATCGACAGCATCGACGCCGTCGACCTGATCGACCACATCAAGCGCCAGACCGGCAAGAAAATCGCCGCTGATGAGTTCAAGTCGGTGCGTACCGTCAACGACGTGGTCGAGGCGGTGTACCGCCTGGTCAACTCGCCGGCATGA
- a CDS encoding phosphopantetheine-binding protein — MSEAQQDLNRDLKQLIIDALGLEDISVHDIDDQQTLFGEGLGLDSVDALELGLAIQKRYGIKIDADAKDTRSHFANVASLAAFVTARQAA, encoded by the coding sequence ATGAGCGAAGCACAGCAAGACCTCAACCGTGACCTCAAGCAACTGATCATCGACGCACTGGGCCTGGAAGACATCAGCGTGCACGACATCGATGACCAGCAGACCCTGTTCGGCGAGGGCCTGGGCCTGGACTCGGTGGATGCGCTGGAGCTGGGTCTGGCGATCCAGAAACGCTACGGCATCAAGATCGACGCCGATGCCAAGGATACCCGTAGCCATTTCGCCAACGTCGCCAGCCTGGCGGCGTTCGTCACTGCCCGTCAGGCCGCCTGA
- a CDS encoding lysophospholipid acyltransferase family protein, producing MDLAATAVKRSRNAYYWRLLATALSFCLFGLGGLGLRLVVFPLLACLPGDAERHRQRARQTIGWLFWCFVRFMRGCGVLTYQIDGAERLGRPGQVIIANHPSLIDVVFLLGLVRHANCVVKHSLFSNPFTRAPLREAQYIRNDGSLEMLDAAVAALQQGQALIIFPEGTRTPPGQTPTFHRGAAAIALRGARVITPVTITVSPTTLTKNEPWYRIPPRRVQFRLRVGEDIDPQAFAALGPAPQASRKLNDFLHQHYMKELADHERSTARPQP from the coding sequence ATGGACCTGGCAGCGACAGCCGTGAAGCGCTCGCGAAACGCCTACTACTGGCGGCTGCTGGCCACCGCCCTGAGCTTTTGCCTGTTCGGCCTGGGCGGGCTGGGCCTGCGCCTGGTGGTCTTCCCCCTGCTGGCGTGCCTGCCGGGCGATGCCGAGCGCCACCGCCAGCGTGCGCGACAGACCATCGGCTGGCTGTTCTGGTGCTTCGTGCGCTTCATGCGCGGCTGTGGCGTGCTCACCTATCAGATCGATGGCGCCGAGCGTCTCGGTCGGCCCGGTCAGGTGATCATCGCCAACCACCCGTCGCTGATCGATGTGGTGTTTCTGCTCGGCCTGGTGCGCCATGCCAACTGCGTGGTCAAGCACAGCCTGTTCAGCAACCCATTCACCCGCGCGCCGCTGCGCGAGGCGCAGTACATCCGCAACGATGGCAGCCTGGAAATGCTCGACGCCGCCGTGGCCGCGCTGCAACAGGGCCAGGCGCTGATCATCTTCCCCGAAGGCACGCGCACGCCGCCTGGGCAGACGCCCACCTTCCACCGTGGTGCGGCGGCCATCGCCCTGCGCGGCGCGCGCGTCATCACCCCGGTGACCATCACCGTCAGCCCCACCACGCTGACCAAGAACGAACCCTGGTACCGCATTCCGCCGCGCCGCGTGCAGTTTCGCCTGCGCGTGGGCGAGGACATCGACCCACAGGCCTTCGCGGCCCTCGGCCCGGCGCCGCAGGCGTCGCGCAAACTCAACGATTTTCTGCACCAGCACTACATGAAGGAGCTCGCCGACCATGAGCGAAGCACAGCAAGACCTCAACCGTGA
- a CDS encoding beta-ketoacyl synthase chain length factor, whose amino-acid sequence MISFDISQWRAWAPGLQTPDQWQRWAVGETVSADADAAPDVSFLPALQRRRLSHLARMAFAVGWPLAEGLQALPLVFVSRHGETPRTFSILCELAEGQPLSPTQFSLSVHNAVIGLWSIMRGETSEMTALAAAGDGFEQGLLEAAGLLHDGAAAVLLIVAEEQPPEAYRPRIDDVPFAYALGLLITPGEQWQLRPSAAPANVVAGQATPHALSWLRASLTHQATLTHTWKQRTWTWQRQP is encoded by the coding sequence GTGATCAGCTTCGATATCAGCCAATGGCGTGCCTGGGCCCCCGGCCTGCAGACGCCTGACCAATGGCAGCGTTGGGCGGTGGGCGAAACAGTCAGTGCCGACGCCGATGCGGCGCCCGATGTTTCTTTTCTGCCGGCCTTGCAGCGCCGCCGCCTCAGCCACCTGGCGCGCATGGCCTTCGCCGTGGGCTGGCCGCTGGCCGAAGGGTTGCAGGCGCTGCCGCTGGTGTTCGTCTCACGCCATGGGGAAACGCCGCGCACGTTCTCGATCCTCTGCGAACTGGCAGAAGGTCAGCCGTTGTCGCCGACCCAGTTCAGCCTCTCGGTGCACAACGCGGTGATTGGCCTGTGGTCGATCATGCGCGGCGAAACCAGCGAGATGACTGCCCTGGCCGCTGCCGGCGATGGTTTCGAACAAGGCCTGCTGGAAGCGGCCGGGCTGCTGCACGATGGCGCTGCGGCGGTGTTGTTGATCGTTGCCGAAGAGCAGCCACCCGAGGCCTACCGCCCGCGCATCGACGACGTGCCCTTCGCTTATGCCCTGGGCCTGTTGATCACCCCCGGCGAGCAATGGCAACTGCGCCCAAGCGCAGCCCCTGCCAACGTCGTTGCCGGCCAGGCAACGCCCCACGCCCTGAGCTGGCTGCGCGCATCGCTCACCCACCAGGCCACCCTCACCCACACCTGGAAGCAGCGCACATGGACCTGGCAGCGACAGCCGTGA
- a CDS encoding ParA family protein, which translates to MRRVVFNQKGGVGKSSIACNLAAVSANEGYRTLLIDLDAQANSTQYLTGLTGDDIPVGIADFFKQSLAGGPVAKKNKIDIFETPFDNLHVITASAELADLQPKLEAKHKINKLRKLLDSLDEDYERIYIDTPPALNFYAVSALIGADRVLIPFDCDSFSRQALYGLLAEIEELKEDHNPALEVEGIVVNQFQSRASLPQQMLDELIAEGLPVLPVYLASSVKMRESHHANLPLIHLDPKHKLSQQFVELHDVLERA; encoded by the coding sequence ATGCGGCGCGTGGTGTTCAATCAGAAAGGCGGCGTCGGCAAGTCCAGCATCGCCTGCAACCTGGCGGCGGTCAGCGCCAATGAAGGCTATCGAACGCTGCTGATCGACCTCGATGCCCAGGCCAACTCCACCCAGTACCTCACCGGCCTTACGGGCGACGACATTCCCGTGGGCATCGCCGATTTCTTCAAGCAGAGCCTGGCCGGCGGCCCGGTGGCGAAGAAGAACAAGATCGATATCTTCGAGACGCCATTCGACAACCTGCACGTGATCACCGCCAGTGCCGAGCTGGCCGACCTGCAGCCCAAGCTCGAGGCGAAACACAAGATCAACAAGCTGCGCAAACTGCTCGACAGCCTCGACGAAGACTACGAACGCATCTACATCGACACCCCGCCGGCACTGAACTTCTACGCCGTGTCAGCCTTGATCGGTGCCGACCGGGTGCTGATTCCGTTCGACTGCGACAGCTTCTCGCGCCAGGCCCTGTACGGCCTGCTGGCGGAAATCGAAGAGCTCAAGGAAGACCACAACCCGGCGCTCGAGGTGGAAGGGATCGTGGTCAACCAGTTCCAGTCCCGCGCCAGCCTGCCGCAGCAGATGCTCGACGAACTGATCGCCGAAGGCCTGCCGGTCTTGCCGGTGTACCTCGCCAGCTCGGTGAAGATGCGCGAATCCCACCACGCCAACCTGCCGCTGATCCACCTCGATCCGAAGCACAAGCTGAGTCAGCAGTTCGTGGAGTTGCATGATGTGCTGGAGCGGGCGTGA